A window from Vigna angularis cultivar LongXiaoDou No.4 chromosome 7, ASM1680809v1, whole genome shotgun sequence encodes these proteins:
- the LOC108337621 gene encoding uncharacterized protein LOC108337621, producing MESDPMKLKVHLVTGTDTAEFRLLSEALGRSSVVGLDAEWKPVRRSFPTVSVLQIACGDWGVFVLDLLSIPLSSLSEPLRELLLCPDILKLGFGFKQDLTYLSSTFCSHGGFDKVEPYLDIRSVYNHLHHSKKHEPKQSKSLSTICAEVLGFSLSKELQCSDWSHRPLTEEQIRYAAMDAHCLLDIFKLFQEKVVKEGDLVLETIVFSNRDASLGLKELFRSHDTSDKVLRAHFCEALAIVEATTCSDVARMIPLAGAFIQKTSYWVTIPMDEVLLKVVKKYGDRILLKELDKKPKSSKKKGKKHSLLNGTRKENHFEKFDELQGTPPWDPLEGGNGYPKFLCDVMVEGLAKHLRCVGIDAAIPYSKKPEPRMLIEQAQKEKRVILTRDAKLQRHDYLMKNQIYRVKSLLKNEQLLEVIESFQLKINEDKLMSRCTKCNGTFIQKPLTTEEAIEAAKGFQRIPNCLFDKNLEFWQCMDCHQLYWEGTQYHNAVQKFIDICKLSD from the exons ATGGAGAGTGATCCTATGAAACTAAAAGTCCACCTAGTCACTGGCACGGACACAGCCGAGTTCAGGCTGCTGAGTGAGGCGTTGGGTCGGAGCTCAGTGGTGGGCCTGGATGCAGAGTGGAAGCCGGTACGGAGGTCGTTCCCGACGGTGTCGGTGCTTCAAATCGCGTGCGGCGACTGGGGCGTGTTTGTGTTGGACTTATTGTCCATTCCTCTCTCTTCACTGTCGGAACCGCTGCGAGAATTGCTGCTGTGCCCCGACATCTTGAAACTCGGATTCGGATTCAAGCAGGATTTGACTTACTTGTCCTCCACTTTCTGCTCCCACGGCGGTTTCGACAAG GTTGAGCCATATTTGGATATCAGGAGTGTGTACAATCATCTGCATCATAGTAAGAAGCATGAACCCAAGCAAAGTAAGAGTTTGTCAACGATTTGTGCAGAAGTATTGGGGTTTTCGCTCTCCAAG GAACTTCAATGTAGTGATTGGTCACATCGTCCTCTTACAGAAGAGCAGATAAGATATGCAGCTATGGATGCTCATTGCTTGCTCGACATATTTAAGCTATTCCAGGAAAAGGTCGTCAAAGAAG GAGACTTGGTTCTTGAGACCATAGTATTCTCTAATCGTGATGCAAGTCTTGGGTTAAAAGAGCTATTCAGAAGTCACGATACGAGTGATAAAGTCCTAAGAGCACATTTTTGTGAAGCTTTAGCAATTGTCGAGGCCACAACTTGTTCTGATGTTGCTCGTATGATACCTCTAGCTGGGGCATTCATCCAAAAGACGTCATATTGGGTTACTATTCCAATGGATGAAGTTTTGttgaaagttgtaaaaaaatatgGTGATAGGATCTTGCTAAAGGAGTTAGACAAAAAACCCAAAAGCtcaaaaaagaaagggaagaagcaTTCACTACTTAATGGGACTaggaaagaaaatcattttGAGAAGTTTGATGAGTTGCAAGGTACCCCACCATGGGATCCTTTGGAGGGAGGGAATGGATATCCAAAGTTCCTTTGTGATGTAATG GTTGAAGGCTTGGCAAAACATTTACGATGTGTCGGGATAGATGCTGCAATTCCTTATTCAAAGAAGCCTGAGCCAAG gATGTTGATAGAGCAAGCACAAAAAGAGAAACGAGTGATTTTGACACGGGATGCAAAGTTGCAAAGACATGATTATCTGATGAAAAACCAAATATATAGAGTGAAGAGTCTTCTGAAAAATGAACAGCTACTTGAG GTTATTGAATCTTTTCAACTTAAAATTAATGAGGACAAGCTAATGTCGAGGTGCACAAAATGCAATGGAACTTTTATTCAGAAGCCACTGACAACTGAAGAAGCTATTGAAGCTGCTAAGGGTTTTCAAAGAATTCCAAATTGCTTATTTGACAAGAATTTAGAGTTTTGGCAGTGCATGGACTGTCACCAACTTTATTGGGAG GGAACCCAATACCATAATGCGGTTCAGAAGTTCATTGACATTTGCAAGCTGAGTGACTAA